Proteins encoded together in one Neobacillus sp. FSL H8-0543 window:
- a CDS encoding multicopper oxidase domain-containing protein produces MTNVGKLDFENPLNIPELVEPTVGPDGTKHFTLTMQTGTTEFLPGKKAETWGVNGSYLGPTVRVSRGDKVALDVVNNLPETSTLHWHGMKLPAVMDGGPHQMIEAGETWTPHWTIDQPSATTWYHPHLHGNTAQHVYRGLAGMFIIEDEDSKKLPSDYGVNDIPLIVQDKLFTSDGKLSENDDTTFGLLGDEILVNGTHDPFLKVTENQVRFRLLNGSNARAYNFGFADDRSFKLVANDAGLLQAPVTMDRFLLSPGERAEIVVEFEPGEETILHSYSSGAGIENGEFDLLKIVAADQLTESTPIAGQLSSVAPIEAPEGATVREFKMTMESMINDKKMDMYRIDEVVPAGTKEIWIINNFGWSHNFHIHNAAFRVLDVNDKQPAEYERGRKDTVYIPNGSTVRLAVEFGDYPDPNTPLMYHCHLLKHEDDGMMGQFLLVEPGTESQIPMELPKGGSEYQEHEQH; encoded by the coding sequence GTGACAAATGTTGGGAAGCTAGACTTTGAGAATCCATTAAACATCCCAGAGCTTGTCGAACCTACAGTTGGACCTGATGGCACAAAACATTTTACCTTAACGATGCAAACAGGAACGACAGAGTTTTTGCCTGGAAAAAAAGCTGAGACATGGGGTGTTAATGGTTCCTATCTCGGTCCGACCGTTAGGGTTTCTCGTGGTGACAAAGTAGCCCTTGATGTTGTAAATAATTTGCCGGAGACCTCAACCTTGCACTGGCATGGGATGAAATTGCCGGCAGTGATGGACGGAGGACCGCATCAAATGATTGAAGCGGGAGAAACGTGGACACCCCATTGGACAATCGACCAACCGTCGGCCACTACCTGGTACCATCCTCACTTGCACGGAAATACAGCCCAACATGTTTATCGGGGACTTGCGGGCATGTTTATAATAGAAGATGAAGATTCCAAAAAATTGCCTTCTGATTATGGTGTCAATGATATCCCACTCATTGTACAAGATAAGCTGTTTACTAGTGATGGGAAGCTATCAGAGAATGACGATACGACCTTTGGATTGCTAGGCGATGAAATACTTGTGAATGGAACGCATGACCCGTTTCTTAAAGTGACGGAAAATCAAGTTCGCTTTCGACTGCTTAATGGTTCGAATGCGAGAGCGTATAATTTTGGCTTTGCTGATGACCGTTCTTTTAAACTTGTGGCAAATGATGCCGGCCTCCTGCAAGCGCCAGTCACAATGGACCGTTTCCTATTAAGTCCCGGAGAACGTGCCGAGATTGTTGTTGAATTTGAGCCTGGCGAGGAAACGATTCTCCACAGCTACAGCAGCGGTGCGGGTATTGAAAACGGTGAATTCGATTTGTTGAAAATTGTTGCAGCTGATCAATTAACAGAGTCAACTCCAATAGCCGGACAGCTTTCTAGTGTAGCTCCAATTGAGGCTCCAGAGGGTGCTACGGTAAGGGAATTCAAAATGACGATGGAATCAATGATTAATGATAAAAAGATGGACATGTATCGAATTGATGAGGTTGTTCCAGCGGGCACCAAGGAAATTTGGATCATTAATAATTTTGGCTGGTCTCATAATTTCCACATTCATAATGCGGCGTTCCGCGTATTGGACGTAAACGATAAACAGCCTGCAGAATATGAAAGAGGCAGAAAAGATACCGTGTATATTCCTAATGGCTCAACGGTTAGACTTGCTGTGGAATTTGGGGACTACCCTGACCCTAATACCCCGCTTATGTATCATTGCCACCTATTAAAGCATGAAGATGATGGGATGATGGGCCAATTTTTGCTTGTCGAACCTGGGACAGAATCACAAATACCAATGGAACTGCCTAAAGGTGGTAGTGAATATCAGGAGCATGAGCAACATTAA
- a CDS encoding EAL domain-containing protein: protein MKRFFQETKEPLVDSIFDESELNLQIYEHLNSVIKLDMNGNLVSHNQAFAKQYGYTESDFNKPFLDVFIKYETLEQKEFFKKSILGEMQRFDAVGRCKNGQTIDINVTLIPVETEVGMVIYVIVKNITDSKNQEKEIHLFKQGQNVFNEFENICNFYYDAVNDHHIYSRQLPIIFGINEKQNFSPTLKQLLLYVYSDDLPLVENTIQDAIKNRTGYQMEYRILRKDGTVRYAYEQAEILLDNKGKLDGLVGFIQDITDRKISDQVAANQVVDSDQFYQSLFESSLDMVIYTDSYGAIAQTNSKFSENLGYSDQDILLGPIERFLPSSEVSTFREFFERVLSGNNQQMKTVFLHKAGNPLQVRLEGIPTIVDGNVEGVFVIATDISETKEIEVELNQTELKYKSLIEQAFIGVFILEQNGQISYGNPKFFQILGSKFNSELNIWDYIHPDDQLSQKSIWHYLMNGDDGVNHSFRIIRKDGTLIDIESHSKKVYLENNRPTVIGTIQDVTARKKAEDLNKYLAYHDALTDLPNRRLFQEKLEQTLVTSQKLQQKSAVLYLDLDRFKYINDTLGHPIGDKLLKQISLRLKGLIRDHDVLARLGGDEFALILPNISSVDRIIDFSKEIIKSLEDPLPVEDYELFITASIGISVFPNDGEDVETIIKHADSALYKAKDKGKNTYHFYTPSIDAESYRIFTLESDLRRALELNQLELYYQPKICTITNQIIGAEALIRWNHPQWGVVSPGEFIPIAEETGIILEIGKWIKKMACIQNKAWQDAGLPLIPVSINLSAHRFLEKDLLENIKGILADTKLDPKYLEVEITETFLLENEKVVFSVLDGIRKIGIRISLDDFGTGYSSLSYLKRFKGRIDTLKIDQSFINDLSRTDVEGSNFITKTIIDLAQHLNMDVVAEGVETVEQLEILKEYNCDTVQGYLFSKPVPAEEFASLLRNGKTVIPEIPNTDENIDIENRRKSFDIDLDGPLRGSFGPHSNSWKKG from the coding sequence ATTTTTTAAAAAATCAATCCTAGGCGAGATGCAAAGATTTGATGCTGTAGGTCGCTGTAAAAATGGACAGACGATTGATATCAATGTCACACTTATTCCGGTCGAAACGGAAGTTGGCATGGTTATCTATGTAATTGTAAAAAATATTACAGATAGTAAAAATCAGGAAAAAGAGATCCATCTCTTCAAACAAGGGCAAAACGTATTTAATGAATTTGAAAATATTTGCAATTTCTACTACGATGCCGTTAACGATCACCATATTTATTCTAGGCAACTACCGATTATTTTTGGAATAAATGAGAAACAAAATTTTTCACCTACACTTAAACAATTATTACTATATGTTTATTCTGACGATCTCCCTTTAGTGGAAAATACCATTCAAGATGCTATAAAAAATAGGACTGGGTATCAAATGGAATATCGGATCCTTAGAAAAGATGGAACGGTCCGTTATGCTTATGAACAGGCGGAAATTCTTCTTGATAATAAGGGGAAATTAGATGGTTTAGTTGGTTTCATTCAGGATATAACAGACAGGAAAATTTCTGATCAAGTAGCAGCGAATCAAGTAGTAGATTCTGATCAATTTTATCAGTCGCTTTTTGAAAGTAGCTTAGATATGGTCATCTATACTGATTCTTATGGAGCCATTGCGCAGACAAATAGTAAATTTTCTGAAAACCTAGGATACTCAGATCAGGATATCCTATTAGGTCCAATCGAACGTTTTCTTCCTTCTAGTGAAGTCTCAACATTTAGAGAGTTTTTTGAAAGGGTTCTATCTGGTAACAACCAGCAAATGAAAACGGTATTTCTACATAAAGCAGGAAACCCTCTTCAGGTTCGTCTGGAGGGGATACCCACAATAGTTGATGGGAACGTGGAGGGTGTTTTTGTGATCGCTACGGATATATCAGAAACAAAGGAAATTGAAGTAGAGTTGAATCAAACAGAATTAAAATACAAAAGTTTAATCGAACAAGCTTTCATTGGAGTGTTTATTCTTGAACAAAACGGACAAATAAGCTATGGGAATCCTAAATTTTTTCAAATTTTAGGTTCAAAATTCAACAGTGAATTGAATATTTGGGATTATATTCATCCAGATGACCAACTCAGTCAGAAATCCATTTGGCATTACTTAATGAATGGGGATGATGGTGTCAATCATTCTTTTAGAATCATTAGGAAGGATGGGACTCTAATCGATATAGAATCCCATTCAAAAAAGGTGTACCTTGAAAATAATAGACCTACGGTTATTGGAACGATTCAAGATGTTACAGCACGGAAAAAAGCAGAGGATTTAAATAAATATTTAGCCTATCATGATGCTTTAACAGACCTACCGAACAGAAGGTTATTCCAGGAAAAATTAGAACAAACATTAGTGACTAGTCAAAAGTTACAGCAAAAGTCAGCAGTCCTGTATTTAGATTTGGATCGCTTTAAATATATCAATGATACTCTTGGTCATCCCATTGGAGATAAGTTACTCAAACAAATTTCATTAAGATTAAAAGGGCTTATTCGTGATCATGATGTTCTTGCACGTCTTGGCGGAGATGAATTCGCTTTAATATTACCTAATATTTCCAGTGTTGACAGGATTATTGATTTTTCAAAGGAAATCATTAAATCATTAGAGGATCCTCTTCCTGTTGAAGATTATGAACTTTTCATAACAGCAAGTATTGGGATCAGTGTTTTTCCAAATGACGGGGAAGACGTTGAAACCATCATAAAGCATGCAGATTCCGCCCTATACAAAGCGAAGGACAAAGGAAAGAACACTTACCACTTTTATACTCCTTCGATAGATGCGGAATCCTATCGAATATTTACCTTGGAGTCAGATCTCAGAAGAGCATTAGAATTAAATCAATTAGAATTATATTATCAACCCAAAATTTGTACGATCACCAATCAAATTATTGGTGCCGAAGCCCTGATTCGTTGGAATCATCCTCAGTGGGGGGTTGTCTCACCTGGTGAGTTTATTCCGATAGCAGAAGAAACGGGGATCATTCTAGAAATCGGAAAATGGATTAAAAAAATGGCCTGTATCCAGAATAAAGCATGGCAGGATGCTGGCCTACCATTGATTCCAGTGTCCATCAATCTCTCGGCTCATCGCTTCTTAGAAAAAGATCTACTCGAAAATATTAAGGGAATATTAGCTGACACTAAGCTCGACCCTAAATACTTAGAAGTCGAAATAACGGAAACATTCCTTTTAGAAAATGAGAAGGTGGTTTTCTCTGTTTTAGATGGAATAAGAAAGATTGGAATTCGTATTTCATTGGATGACTTTGGGACAGGATATTCTTCGCTCTCCTACTTAAAAAGATTTAAAGGGAGAATTGACACCTTAAAAATTGATCAATCTTTTATTAATGATTTAAGTAGAACCGATGTTGAAGGCTCAAATTTTATTACAAAAACTATAATCGATTTAGCCCAACATCTAAATATGGATGTTGTTGCTGAAGGTGTAGAAACGGTAGAGCAACTGGAAATATTGAAGGAGTACAATTGCGATACGGTTCAAGGGTATTTATTTTCTAAACCTGTCCCAGCTGAAGAGTTTGCTTCCCTCTTGCGGAATGGAAAAACTGTAATCCCAGAAATTCCTAACACAGACGAAAATATCGATATTGAAAATAGACGAAAGTCCTTCGATATTGATCTTGATGGTCCATTACGTGGATCTTTTGGCCCTCATTCAAATTCATGGAAAAAAGGTTGA